A window of Lytechinus pictus isolate F3 Inbred chromosome 7, Lp3.0, whole genome shotgun sequence contains these coding sequences:
- the LOC129265020 gene encoding acetyl-coenzyme A synthetase 2-like, mitochondrial, which produces MTNQLANSLRRHGVKRGDRVAIYMPVSPLTVAAMLACARIGAIHSVVFAGFSAEALASRIIDAGVETVLTTDQAVRGGKVINLKATVDKAMEQCPKVKQVFVSKRTGADVPMYERDIQMEEAMAHESTECEPEVMSSEDLLFMLYTSGSTGSPKGLCHSQAGYLLYASLTHKFVFDYQPGDIYACVADVGWITGHSYVVYGPLSNGATTVLFESIPTYPDPGRYWEMVERLKVNQIYVAPTAVRLLLKSGDSYVTKYDRSTLRTLGCVGEPLNHEAWDWYNNVVGEGRCSLADTWWQTETGGICITPRPSAPNAEITGGPMRPFFGIEPVLLDEKCQEITVNNEPGALCIRRPWPGIARTIYGNHTRYLETYLSPYPGFYFSGDGAIRDDNGYYHITGRMDDVINVTGHRLGTAEVEDAVDEHPAVAETAVVGYPHDIKGEGVYAYVILKDDVTTSEEDIIKELKATVRQKIAAYAVPDIIQITPGLPKTRSGKIMRRILRKVSADKSDELGDVSTLADPSIVAVIVKNHDKLAKK; this is translated from the exons atgacaaatCAACTTGCCAACTCCCTCCGTCGCCATGGTGTAAAGCGAGGTGATCGAGTCGCTATCTATATGCCTGTTTCTCCACTTACAGTAGCTGCTATGCTAGCATGTGCAAGGATAGGGGCTATTCACAG TGTTGTCTTTGCAGGGTTCAGCGCTGAAGCTCTTGCTAGCAGAATCATTGATG CTGGTGTAGAGACAGTTTTGACCACTGACCAGGCTGTACGAGGAGGAAAGGTCATTAATCTCAAGGCTACTGTAGACAAGGCCATGGAGCAATGTCCTAAGGTCAAACAAGTATTTGTTTCTAAGAGGACAGGAGCTGATGTCCCAATGTATGAGAGAGATATACAAATGGAAGAG GCCATGGCTCATGAATCAACAGAATGTGAACCAGAAGTGATGAGCAGCGAAGATCTTCTCTTTATGCTTTATACATCAGGATCTACAGGGTCACCTAAAGGTCTCTGTCATTCTCAAGCTGGCTACCTACTCTATGCCAGTCTGACCCATAAG TTTGTATTTGACTACCAACCTGGTGACATCTATGCGTGTGTTGCTGATGTAGGATGGATCACCGGACACAGCTATGTAGTATATGGTCCTCTCAGTAATGGCGCCACTACTGTCTTGTTTGAAAGTATTCCAACCTATCCTGATCCAG GAAGGTACTGGGAGATGGTCGAAAGGTTAAAAGTCAACCAGATTTATGTAGCCCCTACAGCTGTGAGGTTACTACTCAAATCAGGAGACTCTTATGTTACCAAGTATGACAGATCAACATTGAGAACACTAGGATGTG tTGGTGAACCACTCAACCATGAAGCATGGGACTGGTATAACAATGTTGTAGGAGAAGGACGTTGTTCATTAGCTGATACATGGTGGCAGACAG aGACCGGTGGTATATGCATCACTCCGCGCCCATCGGCACCCAATGCTGAAATAACAGGTGGTCCTATGCGCCCCTTCTTTGGAATTGAACCAGTTCTACTTGATGAAAAG TGTCAGGAAATCACAGTGAACAATGAACCTGGAGCCCTTTGCATTCGTAGACCATGGCCTGGGATAGCTAGAACAATCTATGGCAATCACACACGCTATCTAGAGACATATCTAAGTCCATACCCTG gattttatttctctGGTGATGGTGCTATTCGAGATGATAATGGTTATTACCACATCACGGGTAGAATGGATGATGTCATTAATGTCACTGGTCATCGCTTAGGAACAGCAGAGGTTGAGGATGCTGTG GATGAACATCCTGCAGTAGCAGAGACAGCGGTCGTAGGTTACCCACATGATATCAAAGGAGAAG GTGTATATGCATATGTGATTCTGAAGGATGATGTAACAACCAGTGAAGAGGATATCATCAAAGAATTAAAGGCTACAGTCAGGCAGAAGATTGCTGCTTATGCAGTTCCTGATATTATCCAG ATCACTCCAGGATTGCCAAAGACACGCTCTGGTAAGATCATGCGACGTATCCTAAGGAAGGTTTCAGCTGATAAGAGTGATGAGCTTGGAGATGTGTCCACCTTGGCAGATCCTTCCATTGTAGCAGTCATTGTGAAGAACCATGATAAACTGGCTAAGAAATAG